The following coding sequences are from one Lolium rigidum isolate FL_2022 chromosome 6, APGP_CSIRO_Lrig_0.1, whole genome shotgun sequence window:
- the LOC124661001 gene encoding S-adenosylmethionine synthase 3, whose translation MASEDTFLFTSESVNEGHPDKLCDQVSDAVLDACLAQDPDSKVACETCTKTNMVMVLGEITTKATVDYEKIVRDTCRNIGFVSDDVGLDADRCKVLVNIEQQSPDIAQGVHGHFTKRPEEIGAGDQGIMFGYATDETPELMPLSHVLATKIGARLTEVRKNGTCAWVRPDGKTQVTVEYRNEGGAMVPIRVHTVLISTQHDETVTNDEIAADLKEHVIKPVIPGKYLDENTIFHLNPSGRFVIGGPHGDAGLTGRKIIIDTYGGWGAHGGGAFSGKDPTKVDRSGAYIARQAAKSIVASDLARRVIVQISYAIGVPEPLSVFVDSYGTGKIPDREILKLVKENFDFRPGMISINLDLKKGGNRFIKTAAYGHFGRDDPDFTWEVVKPLKFDKASA comes from the coding sequence ATGGCGTCCGAAGACACCTTCCTCTTCACGTCCGAGTCCGTGAACGAGGGCCACCCCGACAAGCTCTGTGACCAGGTCTCCGACGCCGTCCTCGATGCCTGCCTAGCCCAGGATCCCGACAGCAAGGTCGCCTGCGAGACTTGCACCAAGACCAACATGGTTATGGTATTGGGCGAGATCACCACCAAGGCCACCGTCGACTACGAGAAGATCGTGCGCGACACCTGCCGCAACATCGGTTTCGTCTCCGACGACGTCGGGCTCGACGCCGACCGTTGCAAGGTGCTCGTCAACATCGAGCAGCAGTCCCCTGACATCGCACAGGGCGTCCACGGACACTTCACCAAGCGCCCCGAGGAGATCGGCGCCGGCGACCAGGGGATCATGTTTGGCTATGCCACCGACGAGACCCCCGAACTGATGCCCCTCAGCCACGTGCTCGCCACCAAGATCGGCGCTCGCCTCACCGAGGTGCGCAAGAACGGCACCTGCGCCTGGGTCAGGCCTGACGGCAAGACCCAGGTCACCGTCGAGTACCGCAACGAGGGCGGCGCCATGGTCCCCATCCGCGTGCACACCGTCCTCATCTCCACCCAGCACGACGAGACCGTCACCAACGACGAGATCGCGGCGGACCTCAAGGAGCACGTCATCAAGCCGGTCATCCCCGGGAAGTACCTCGACGAGAACACCATCTTCCACCTCAACCCGTCTGGCCGCTTCGTCATCGGCGGGCCTCACGGAGATGCCGGCCTCACCGGCCGCAAGATCATCATCGACACCTACGGTGGCTGGGGAGCCCACGGCGGCGGCGCTTTCTCCGGCAAGGACCCCACCAAGGTGGACCGCAGTGGCGCCTACATTGCCAGGCAGGCCGCCAAGAGCATCGTCGCGAGCGATCTCGCGCGCCGCGTCATCGTGCAGATCTCGTACGCCATCGGTGTGCCTGAGCCCCTGTCCGTGTTCGTCGACTCCTACGGCACCGGCAAGATCCCTGACAGGGAGATCCTGAAGCTGGTGAAGGAGAACTTTGACTTCAGGCCAGGGATGATCAGCATCAACCTCGacctcaagaagggtggcaacagGTTCATCAAGACCGCTGCCTACGGCCACTTCGGCCGCGACGACCCCGACTTCACCTGGGAGGTGGTCAAGCCCCTCAAGTTCGACAAGGCATCTGCCTAA